The Plasmodium chabaudi chabaudi strain AS genome assembly, chromosome: 14 genome contains the following window.
CGTAAATgatgtattaaaaatttataaaaaacttGATATATATCCTGAAttcttatttaataatactaatattggatttgttaataaaactGAATTAcgaaatgtaaataaagaagatctattattatttaataaaaaagataaaaaaaaatataataaaaaatcaggAGGAAACatgtttaaaaatgaaccaaataatgaattaagctttatgaaaaattgtctaaaccaattaaaaaaatgtaaagaCAATGAAGATATGGAAAAACGCGAAGGTGACACtcacaaaaaatttatgaaaaaaaaaaaagggaagAGCAGAGTAgataggaaaaaaaaaaatacaataaaaacgGATgtgttaaatataaaatattggagaaatattaatacaGCTAcagaaatgaataaaatatattggaTTTTATACAAcgaaatattaattaatatattttataaaaatataaattatgtatcatgcaataatttaattgaaACATTAGTAAGAAACTTATTCCTATATAAAcatgaattaaatatagTAAAAGAAGATAAAATTTCAAACTTATTTAATCTACAattatggaaaaatattcataatatttctttttattatgtatacCCATATAGATTTAcctttaataaatataaaaagttttttgataaaattaaaaaagctcattttttgaataaattatcatttttaccATTATCTGTTGATGttcttaaattatttatgacttttttcttaaatcAGTTATTACACACACCTGCAGCCATTCAGCACTTTATTTCAAtttctttaattattatcagTTTTCAAGTTATGaatgaaatttttataaaagaaatctCAAAATCTTATGTACagttcatattttcaaaattttcacCTGAACAAGTcagaaaaaattttaataatatttttgaaaaaatatatataaatatacaaaacgAATCATATCCAATAAATAAGGATACACATTTACGTGATAGAGTTAAATTATCAAGTCATTGCACACAATCTGAATATAAACCTGAAGAAAATGACAATTTTTCAATCCctaattatatgaacacAGGTAGCCAAAGTAAAAGTATTGCACACgaacaatttaaaaattttatttttgacaATTTTGTAAAGAATAAGAAAGAACTGATTTCTTCTCGAAATGTAGAAAATTTTGCTAGTAATGATGGATCAGAATTTAGTAAGAATGGTgacgaaaaaaatggaaactATAATACCTTTAACAATGATGGATCTTTAGATTGTTCCAACGACAAAATAGATGAACATGGCAATTTAAAGAATAAAGAGGTATTTGGAAAGGCTTATGCAAATCAAAGTAGTAGTGGAAGTGGCTATAGTGATGGTGATAATATGAATAGCAATGGTAgatctaaaaaatatacaaaactAATTACCAAAATGGATTTATTAACATtgtttaataatttgataaatttaGCTAACGATATTAGTGAGTCAGAAattgaagaaataaaaaatgcaattttaaaaaataaaataatttcttctaatataaaaaaaaatatatattattctcACACTTGTGAAAAGGATGTGTCcctaaataaaaatgaaactggatataataatgaagaaaatgattgTGATGACTTTTGCTTGTATgaagaaaagaaaacattatatgttttatatgaaacattgaaaaaaataataagctTAAATAAGTTCAAAGAAGatacacaaaaaattatgcttTTATTATGTGAAATAAATAGTGAATATATGaagtatgtatattataatggatatataccaatcaatatatttcttagcacaaattttataagatatgatgaattttttaataattattatccttatttatataataaaaagagtAATTCGAAATGGGGAAGCTTCcatgttttatataaagaaaagttTTCAGAAACAAATAACAAACAGAATTGTCAAAAaggtttaaaaaaaaataaaactgtTATGAAAAGGGACTTTAACTATATAATCAACAATCGTAGTGATACTATTCAAGAACATACCCCAAAAGATCAATCATATTTggaaaacaaattaaaatatgttaatacAGATAATTCAAAAGTTGTGGGTTACCAAAATGGAGAAGCATCAAATTCAACAAGTGAATCGCCTACACTACATAAAAGAGAtgatatcaaaaaaaatgaaaaattttatgaaaattctaaaaattgtttttgcACTAACCCTAATGAAATGCatcaatttaaatataaattatataatatacataatgaagaaatgaattatttctatttaaTGAATGATAAggatgaaaattatttatcattGTTAAGTAAAGATAATTTAGAATACAAACATACtaatatttgtaatatattaaaatggcaatatgaaaatattccCTTTAttaatcatttattttatatttataacgTATATCCTATGTTATTTAAATTGAAccaaataaaagatattcataataaaaaagacaaCGATATAGATATATGCTCAAATGAATTTTTACTATCACAAAtagatgataaaatatatgatcaatttgataattataataatttttcggATGAAAGTTTTGACAGTAGTAAAACGATACGAGCTTATGAAGAAGACGAGAACGAACATGAAgaggaaaataataattcttcTGAAAAGGCTAAGCAAAAAGATGAGAATGAAAATGttgatgaaaattatactaCATCATCTCTTAATGTCTTAAATGAAATTCTCGATGTCAATGAGCTCATAAAAGatttgaagaaaaaaaaaaaaaaaaaaaaaaaaatatacaaaaataaatatgccaataatttttttgttaacttttttaataaggCTATGCAAAAAGAGCAGAATAAAAGAGATGGATtagaattagaaaaaaaaataggatCACAAACAAGTTACACAAATGGAACTATCGATCATGGTGGAAACAAAAATGGTAACTACAATGATGATGAAAAGGATCATGTCATAAGTACAGCAAACTTATTTATTGATCCACacgatttaaaaaatgtcgATATTTCGGAGCATTTAGAAAGAatagatgaaaataaagaagaagtgatagaagaaaataaaataaataaaaataatgagaaTGAGAATGAGAATGaggaaaattattataatagtaGTTTAGAAAATACAGCATATTCTATATCAACTGAAAATAGTTACACGGATgaaaactttttatattataataatgatggaGAATCAAGTAGTGGTGCAGAAAAAAtgagatataaaaaaaaaaatacaattagTAAACTACTTTTTAGCCGATTTGATGATCATACATCAAAtagaaatgataaaaatagtaagaACAAATCCAAGAATGATTAtattaactttttaaaatttaaagattcaaataaaatacaaagatataatatgttattACGAAGAAATGATCTTACTagtcaatttttttataacattagaaaattatatagttatgtttataatatacttGATTTTATACCAATCTAtgttatacaaaatattttattacactATCAAAAAAGCTACAAGAATGTAAAtcattactattattatgacGAACCAAATGATggaattaataatttgtttaactcatataatgaagaaagtgaatatgaatatacaCGCTATTCaagtaattattttaacaccgataaatggaaaagacagtatgaaaaatttaaaaattataaaaataataatgaatatgaaCGTATATATAGTAAGAAAGAGAGTGACCATGATACAAGTTCTTGTTCCTTTGATAAGAAATGGGATAAAGACAGTGCTTCTCATAATGAGTCTAAAATGGGAAgcaatttttcatatgatataaaaaatagcggtgcaaataatattaatgaatatGTCGATCGTCTCGGTGCAACTTCAAAAAATTCTTCATTTACCAACAAACTAGGTTCCTCCATTTTTAGCcccaattttttattcgaagaaaaatataaattcacAGAGAAAGAACATAGTAGCGAAAATAGAAACTcctattttgttaataaaaaaatgaaaacaaatCATAGTGATTGTGTATCTGATGCATATATAAGATGCTCTAAccaatttaataaaaatcacaaaatgaaatttaCTAACGACGAAAATAATTCTAATGATGTAAAAGGTGTAAGAGGTAACATAAATCAGTtctataataatatcaaaGATGAAAAAGACCTATTAggaatcaaaaaaatattttttatattttataaatatttaaaaaaaaataattttattgattGTAGTTTTGGAgagcaaaataaaaaaagaagaagaaatagatgcataaaattatattcaaaatttttaaaaaaatatttaaaatccgcaaatatatatttacaatttgtagcatatatattattttctatatatgaatataacaCGTTAGCAACTAAGTATTTAGATTATATACATCTATATAGTGACACAagcaaatataatatatttttacacatcctaaatataaataataatatcgaTAAGCTATACACATACCAAACAATGcaattaatatttcatccatatttttattggatgtatcaaatttataaatatttaaaaatagatGCATCACCAATTGCTCTTCatgatttttatgaaaaccTAGAgcaatttatttcatcaaaTTCGATATTTCAACCTagtcaaaattattttactttaattaaaaaaaactttaaaagaaaatgtgTAAGTTGTAATAAGTcaccaaaaaaaatacttatCTGTTTATATTGTGGATCAACTATATGTTTACATGAAAGTGATGAAGCTACTGGTCCTTTATCTCAAACAATTAGCAAATGCATCTACCATACTACAATTTGTGGTGGAGATCAATGCTTATATTTGTGCCTGAACACATCATCGGTAAGTTCATTACAAAATGAATCTACATTCCATTtagttttaatatttatttgtttattcaCTTCTTAGTATTGTTAGAAAAACCGCGTTACATATTCATtcttatctttttttttgttttctatGCAGATATTATTTACTAGTGAAAATCGATTTGAATTCATGAGTGGACCTTATGTAGATAAAAATGGAGATATCGATCCTCATCTTAAAAGAGGAAAAAATCTATATCTATCCCAACACAAGTTAAACCAAATATTTGATGTCATTGTTAATTCAACAGCTGGTAAGGATTTCAAAGAATGCCACTATCTACATATACACATCTTTCCATACATGCAATGCATTTACAACATGCTTTTTCAATTTCCTTCCTTTTCAGAtgttgaaatatataagcacACACTAAAGGCCGAGTAAAATCCGGATATCGATGAGACCATCTGGGCTACACACATTTACATGCATACCAATgtgataaattattaaatatttcttttatgaactgttattatatgattGTGTTATTATCgatttacaatttttcttttttttaaattcaatGCATATTATGAATGTtagaaattttattaaaaatgttaatccaaaaaatttaaataataataatttagtaTATctgataatttataaaataagctacaaaaaaataaaaataaaaataaaataattaacgTCACAATATCTAGcgtttttttgtttttcacCGGTCGATTTGAAAAATGCCACTAGCGCGCTTGCAAAATATGAGATATGCATGAAGCATCACTCTCTATATACTCGTTGCGTATTCATTTTATGCCGAATGAAATTTACTTGCCAAACCAGCGAAGTAAAATCGAGTGCATCTGCTACTATGCAATGCCAcgaatttagaaaaaaaattctgaAAAAATTCTGAAAAAAttctgaaaaaaataatgtaaaaaaatgctaTGCACAATTTTCACGAGATAATTCTTATCCCCAATTTTaaaactattattataattaattattttttcatgtaTGATTTTAATTTAGCTACTGCCAAATGAACAAACGATTGTATACCCTCGATGGGGGCAAAATAAGCGAATTTGAAAGACTAGGGCTGAgtcattttgattttttatcatgtaaatataatgaagaaGAGAAAGCAAAAGGAATAGAAAATCTGAAGAACATACATTTAAGCTACCTATTAAGTGGTTCGAATATAATAACTACAAATACTTATCAAGTTAATTTACACAgtttaaaagaaaacaatATAAGTATAGAGAATGGAAAAGAAATTATAGatacatatatagatatagcATATGAAAGttgtgaaaaatataaacaaataaaaaaaagaaatacatGTTTATATTCCGATTTAGAAACATATAAATCACCATATGATTATGTTAATCACTTTCAAAATGTAAgacaaaatttaaatgtttCACATgctaatgataaaattaatgtgcaagaatattttaattatgttgatttacaaaatgatatacttggaaaaaaaattaaaatgaaaaaatcatcagaaaattttattgcATTTTCCAATGGCTCCTATAATTCATCGTTCCGAAATTTTACCGAGTATTCCGGGGTCTTCCAAAAGGGAGGAATATCACAAggtgtgaaaaaaaagaaaaacgaAACGAGCACATTGCAAAACAGACTAGGCAAACAGTTCGACATAAAACTAAACCTAACtcagtttaaaaaaacatttaaagAAGTTAGAAGCCCAATTGAAATGGTTCCAAAATGTAAGAAggtatatgaaaaatgtgAAACAAATGAAGACAACAATTTTCGATGTGATTTTTTTCCAacacaaaaattatttaattatggaatcgaatattatatagatGTAACAGATGAAGAAATATTAGCTAAttgtaaatttaaattagaATCATTTtgtagaaataaaaataaattaaattttttttcattattaacaTGTACAAATATTAGGGAAGTATtcacattttataataccataaaatattatgcaacaaattttaataataatgtaattataaattttttttgtaatcatccaaaaaatattggatGCTCGaattattccttttttgatatagtatcattattattatatttagattcatataataaatatatttatgccATTGGCTTAAATTgtgttaatattaattatgttTACAATCTATTTTTAccattcaaaaaatatacatctaaatataataatataaatattgaattatataaaagtgaaaatcaacaaataaatccatttattaaaaatgtattaaatgatataaaaaaaaataggtaTATCTATgatgttaattttttttgctctCCAAATAAAACGCTAGACAAAGTTTCctttgataataatactgTCGATTTTCAAACACATtctaaaaacaaaaaaatgcatgTTTATAATCATATCGAAAAATGGATTGATGTAGGAATAAATGGATTTGGTGGATGTTGTTACTACACACCCTACGATATTTCATTGATTAATTATGGATTATCCAAGATAGTGACATAAACTTTTGTGTCGATGAAATTGTTTAAACTTCCCCTCAGCTATTTCCTTTCCCACTTATTACACTAAACATACAAAAAGGaacagaaaaaataatatcctTTTTTGGTTAAAAACTATTTTACAGATATCCACCTCCAAAGAGACTTACAATGCAGTAGAAAACATGGCACTTGCCAAGGTGGgacataaaatttttttttttttgaaaaatagtTAACTTTAACTATCGCTACACATTTCTTCTTCATCACTATCGGTTGCATCCGAATCGGAATCGATTGTTTCTTCTTGAGAAGATGgctgattttttttttgaatttttttataaaactttgtatatatatcatcttTTTCGACAGTTTGAAATTTggatgtattattattataaacatattcaATAGCTTtagacatattttttttagctacttgtttttttattgtaaaaattggCTTATCCGTATTTATTTCTCCTTTATATTCCATAAGTATGTTATcacaattatatacatgtctatatttatatttacaatacCATGCACATAAACATCGATTATACATTTTCGTACACGTATCATTACATGTACTACATTCGggcatattataatttaaactttctttcattttatttataattctaTTTTCTATCCTCCTTAAACCGacacataataaaaaccGTCCCCCGTTTCGCCAATCCAATGGGTACCTCGGAACAAGACTTGATGGAATCTGTAAATCGAAAACGGGACGTCAACCAAAATTATGTACCAtgacatgtatatatatgtatatgggCATTCTATTAATGTTTTACTCTCACCTTTGTCGTTGGATAAACCGGGTCATACAATGCCTTCCCATGCTTGTGGTTGCCTGAAAAGTGagaaaaatggaaaagcCATGAAAATTGTTTCGAAAAACAGACAGTACTACACAAATCAATAATGCTCTTTACATctcttttgtttttttatttgtttgaaCCTCTATATCCGATAGGCCTTCTCCCTGGTGGTGCTTTTGGCAATTTCGCCTTTAAAATGTTCAGCTTTTTAGGCATTATTTCAAATTGTGcatctatattattattattatatatattgctcCTGCTTTActacatatttttcacaCGTTCATAAgtgtaatttatttaatctTTCACAATATGCGATACCATATTGCAACAATGTGTAGTGTGGCGAGTtacatatatgcacattaCCTTATGcttatttcttttcttttataatcTGGTTTTccaatttaattaaatattactTATTAGTAAGGGGTGAATACTTTCATTGCCCATATAAAGGCTTAcctattttaattattcttttattttttttaacctATACTCAGCAGTCCGCTGTATATTTTCGTATATGTATATGGCTTTATTATGGATGCTCTAATTTGCATTCACAATCTATGCATAGGTTGGTGAAAttgatgaatataaatattcccAAATTTAAGGttatgtatttttgttttttacattcatataatatatttttttatataattttattaattaataatatacgttgaaaaaaatgcacTTTCCCacgtatttatatttgtacaTAATAAAGTGAATATACGTATTATGCAATTTagattgaaaaaaaaaaaaaaaaaaaaaaaaaaagaactgcaaaattaattgtaaataattttagtaAATATTTCGTAAAGTGATATTTggaaataagaaaaattgtatttatattttttatttatttctaatattattactataattatattattgttttctttttttttcgtttacaatattgcattttttttatatacatttttttctccccccaaaattatataataacgtattatatatcgagttatttattttatattatatatattaatgcttagttatacatatatgtatcaATACGAATTTCGGTATTCACTGAATATCAAATGGCTTTATGGTTTGAGCATAGTGTGCTTACATGTAGTTTTTTTGAATACAAAAAACACTTACTAAATAGAAGgaaatattatgttttgtccttcttatttatttgtctttatatatacatatacaagAAGTGAAACccatttatttcatctaCAAGTCTGTCGAATTTATTACATTACTAAAAAGAATgcaatataaaacattttctGATTATTATACATGTGAAATATACTTATCTTCATATAACCCTATTAATGATATAtccataaaaattatggtTTTTAGAATGCGAGTGTAATTCAATCGTTTCATACATACGTGTATACAATATATCCTCCTATCCTATACACTATTTAttagtatttatatttttaaatgtcgataatatataattcatgTGTGTGTATTAccacatatatacatgagACTTGCTAGTGCTTGTATATTTACGTGGTTAACCAtacttataaatttatttcattcaTTAGAGCAATATATACATTCTTAAAAATAGCAAGACAACTTTAAACACGTCGCCAAAACGTAGTCGAAATGATGaccatttatatataatccaTCTCATtgcatatatgttttattcctgcctttttttacttcctctttcatatataattaaagctctaaataatgtatagcttccttattttaaattagtATTTATTCTATTTATACTCTACCCCTTTTGTTATCTTACATTTTCATACGTCACCCTATATAGAACCCTGCTTATTGTGTGTAAATTGATATTATAAGTTGGAGAGCCAAACATCCATTTGGCTAGCTGCACACACACACACATAAATATAGGAACACACGCATGGGtgaataaaatacattataAACAGTGAAATAACGAAGGAAAAAACATTAAcacaaaataatgttataaTAAACTAAAGATTTTCataactaaaaaataacagaaatgaacatttaaaatattattataaaaattaagacAAAGAAATGGTACATGATAAATCACATAGACACCATCATCACAGGTCAAGTAAACATGCGAGTAGACATTCTATTGCTGAAAGTGGAAAAAGAATagcaaattattattcagaaaaaaaattgagagataaatatgaacataCTATTCGTAGTAGTCATAGAGAACATCATAGTAAACATactaacataaataatgaaaacaataataataataaaaatgaagaacCTACTGGACTCTTATGGAATTGCATGAAAACATTATATTCATCTGTTTCGTCTGtcgtaaaaaataaaatatttactaaTGATAGTATAGGAGATAATAACTCAAGACATGATAGAAATTCAATTTCAGATAAACACAGACTAATAGataagaaattaaaaaagtataaagaAAAGGATTTAAATCGAAGTAAATATGCACCAAGTCTAATAagtaatgataaatattctGTAGATACTTACCATAAGAATGAGTCAATCATTTCAGCTAAAATTAAAGagcattataaaaaaaaatatgaaaaatacgCAGAAAAGTATGCAGAAAAACATGCAGAGAAACATGCAGAGAAACATGCAGAAAAATATAGCGAAAAGCATAGTGAAAAACATAGCGAAAGGCATAGTGAA
Protein-coding sequences here:
- a CDS encoding homocysteine S-methyltransferase, putative — its product is MNKRLYTLDGGKISEFERLGLSHFDFLSCKYNEEEKAKGIENLKNIHLSYLLSGSNIITTNTYQVNLHSLKENNISIENGKEIIDTYIDIAYESCEKYKQIKKRNTCLYSDLETYKSPYDYVNHFQNVRQNLNVSHANDKINVQEYFNYVDLQNDILGKKIKMKKSSENFIAFSNGSYNSSFRNFTEYSGVFQKGGISQGVKKKKNETSTLQNRLGKQFDIKLNLTQFKKTFKEVRSPIEMVPKCKKVYEKCETNEDNNFRCDFFPTQKLFNYGIEYYIDVTDEEILANCKFKLESFCRNKNKLNFFSLLTCTNIREVFTFYNTIKYYATNFNNNVIINFFCNHPKNIGCSNYSFFDIVSLLLYLDSYNKYIYAIGLNCVNINYVYNLFLPFKKYTSKYNNINIELYKSENQQINPFIKNVLNDIKKNRYIYDVNFFCSPNKTLDKVSFDNNTVDFQTHSKNKKMHVYNHIEKWIDVGINGFGGCCYYTPYDISLINYGLSKIVT